In one Paramisgurnus dabryanus chromosome 21, PD_genome_1.1, whole genome shotgun sequence genomic region, the following are encoded:
- the etv7 gene encoding transcription factor ETV7: protein MSDASSPPPLIKSCTGNGPPVFSPPVVSDPQNGSSSLYEAVPDELCKLPGRLRINPSLWNKEDVNLWLRWAQREYSLRRADHQTFEMNGKALCLLTKEDFRLRCPSSGDVLYELLQHVKQQRRCAIFTPTTNCNTQPQQVLSSHGTAGPCVPSNRTVPVCPVNSRKLTADWSTDHSQETTLSVESGHQQGIQSGPFQHCPEETVQQVPVHKARNPSDLYCKDEPLNLSSRTERPANTTHTSEANGKIPDCKLLWDYVYHLLSDSRYEAFIRWEDPNTMTFRVVDPNGLARLWGNHKNRVNMTYEKMSRALRHYYKLNIIKKETGQRLLFRFLKTPDEIMQGRTERTEPSESPDSPISPDNREDALEVSPESSPTSLSPYSEHNFSISPLPLQSDLGSASSL, encoded by the exons AGCTGTACTGGTAACGGACCCCCAGTCTTCAGTCCTCCAGTTGTTTCAGACCCTCAAAATGGCTCTTCCTCTTTATACGAAGCTGTCCCTGATGAACTGTGCAAGCTACCTGGACGACTAC GAATAAATCCATCTTTGTGGAATAAGGAAGATGTAAATCTCTGGCTGCGCTGGGCCCAGAGGGAATATTCATTGAGGCGTGCTGATCACCAGACATTTGAAATGAATGGAAAGGCACTTTGCCTTCTCACCAAAGAGGACTTCCGTCTGCGCTGTCCCAGCTCTG GTGATGTCCTCTATGAACTCCTTCAACATGTGAAGCAGCAGAGAAGATGTGCCATCTTCACCCCTACCACCAACTGCAACACACAGCCACAACAGGTGCTCAGCTCGCATGGGACTGCAG GTCCATGTGTTCCTTCTAACAGAACTGTTCCTGTTTGTCCTGTAAATTCACGAAAATTAACAGCTGACTGGAGCACAGATCATAGCCAGGAGACGACATTATCTGTTGAGAGTGGGCATCAGCAAGGCATACAATCTG GACCTTTTCAACATTGTCCTGAGGAAACTGTTCAGCAGGTGCCTGTACACAAGGCAAGAAATCCTTCAGATCTGTACTGTAAAGATGAACCACTCAATTTGTCAAGTAGAACCGAAAGGCCAGCAAACACCACACATACATCTGAAGCCAATGGCAAGATTCCAG ATTGCAAACTCTTATGGGACTACGTGTACCACCTGCTGTCGGACAGCAGGTATGAGGCCTTCATCCGCTGGGAGGACCCGAACACAATGACCTTCAGAGTGGTGGATCCCAATGGACTGGCAAGACTGTGGGGCAACCACAAG AACCGAGTCAATATGACATACGAGAAAATGTCAAGAGCACTGCGCCATTACTACAAGCTCAACATTATCAAAAAAGAAACTGGGCAGAGATTACTCTTCcg GTTTCTGAAAACCCCTGATGAAATAATGCAAGGCAGGACAGAACGTACAGAACCTTCAGAGTCTCCTGACAGTCCCATATCTCCTGATAATAGAGAAGATGCTTTGGAAGTTTCACCTGAATCGTCCCCCACCTCCTTGAGCCCCTACTCTGAACACAACTTCAGCATATCACCACTCCCATTACAATCTGATCTAGGATCAGCCTCATCTCTGTAA
- the pnpla1 gene encoding uncharacterized protein pnpla1 isoform X2 yields MLRMCMQVWALVGVAQSLMDNAPWILRGAPRIYGASAGSLVAAAVVCGSNLGRMRDNLLEFVRFTKQLPLGLLNPTADVYRWLEVTLQRSLPDNAHSLASGRLHISMTRIADGKNVLVSEFHSNNDLIKALLCSCFVPLYSGTIPPQYKGEHYMDGGFTNIQPFEDSSPTLTVSPFAGEMDICPSDTSTTLCDVIIQQLSFYCSLPNLIRLIDAMFPRDWRILKKAFYSGYQDTIYFLQRSRALQFYPDNRIESDVSDDSGTSDSLSSDHWMLTQTDSAEEQDQQEELQKTSVGHTEKKSIKGVCSSTGPSRQESEVYQKSTVKVQEVLLCNIVGQLEILSDPTVSLSQRTLSFLLFLFTLPIWGATAVAERYQNWIKHAVTVTYWVLQGVKLFVIFVFNIFMSTARKSLRDMMMGLISFVPSQVHAEYQRARQLVERREVSSSINAHDSAPFQGSSSISQTLPNLSTLLRSLEMGSKWKKRQIEVQHTILQHMTFAKRNEVRASV; encoded by the exons ATGTTGagaatgtgtatgcaggtttgggcactg GTTGGCGTTGCGCAGAGTCTTATGGATAATGCGCCATGGATCCTACGAGGTGCTCCACGGATCTACGGTGCATCTGCAGGATCTCTTGTTGCtgcagctgttgtctgtggatcAAATCTAG GTCGCATGCGAGACAATCTGTTGGAATTTGTGAGATTTACAAAACAGCTCCCACTCGGTCTTCTGAACCCCACGGCTGATGTTTACAGATGGCTGGAGGTCACACTGCAACGATCTCTTCCCGATAATGCCCACAGCCTGGCCAGTGGTCGTTTACACATTTCCATGACGCGCATCGCAGATGGAAAAAATGTTCTGGTGTCGGAATTTCATTCCAACAATGACCTTATAAAA GCACTTTTGTGTAGTTGCTTTGTCCCTTTATACTCTGGCACAATTCCACCACAGTATAAAGGCGAG CACTACATGGATGGCGGTTTCACAAACATCCAGCCCTTTGAAGACTCATCGCCCACCCTCACCGTCTCCCCATTCGCTGGAGAGATGGACATCTGTCCCTCTGACACCTCCACCAccctttgtgatgtcatcaTCCAGCAGCTCTCCTTCTATTGTTCCCTGCCCAACTTGATCAGACTGATAGACGCCATGTTCCCACGAGACTGGAGA ATTTTAAAGAAGGCTTTCTACAGCGGATACCAAGATACCATTTACTTTCTGCAGCGGAGCA GAGCTTTGCAGTTTTACCCTGACAATAGAATTGAATCTGATGTGTCTGATGATTCTGGGACGTCTGATTCTCTGAGCTCTGATCACTGGATGTTGACGcaaactgacagtgcagaggaACAAGACCAGCAAGAGGAGCTTCAGAAGACGTCTGTGGGTCACACCGAGAAGAAGAGCATCAAAGGGGTCTGCTCATCCACCGGTCCATCCCGCCAGGAGTCGGAAGTATATCAGAAGTCCACGGTGAAGGTTCAGGAAG TGCTGCTGTGTAATATCGTGGGTCAGCTGGAGATTCTGAGTGATCCGACTGTTTCTTTATCGCAACGGACACTATCATTCCTGCTTTTCCTGTTCACACTGCCAATATGGGGTGCCACAGCCGTTGCCGAGAG GTATCAGAATTGGATCAAACACGCTGTGACTGTGACTTACTGGGTCTTGCAGGGTGTTAAACTGTTTGTGATCTTTGTATTTAACATTTTCATGTCCACTGCGAGAAAAAGCCTAAGAGACAT GATGATGGGTCTGATCAGTTTCGTACCTTCACAAGTGCACGCAGAGTACCAGAGGGCTAGACAGCTTGTCGAGAGACGTGAGGTCTCCTCCAGTATCAATGCTCACGACTCTGCCCCTTTCCAAGGATCTTCTTCCATATCACAGACCCTCCCAAACCTCTCCACGCTCCTGCGATCACTAGAGATGGGCAGCAAGTGGAAAAAACGTCAGATAGAGGTACAACACACAATACTGCAACACATGACTTTTGCGAAAAGAAATGAAGTACGTGCAAGCGTGTAA
- the pnpla1 gene encoding uncharacterized protein pnpla1 isoform X1 has translation MSSPLYVLSNNKNLSVSFCGSGFLATYQVGVAQSLMDNAPWILRGAPRIYGASAGSLVAAAVVCGSNLGRMRDNLLEFVRFTKQLPLGLLNPTADVYRWLEVTLQRSLPDNAHSLASGRLHISMTRIADGKNVLVSEFHSNNDLIKALLCSCFVPLYSGTIPPQYKGEHYMDGGFTNIQPFEDSSPTLTVSPFAGEMDICPSDTSTTLCDVIIQQLSFYCSLPNLIRLIDAMFPRDWRILKKAFYSGYQDTIYFLQRSRALQFYPDNRIESDVSDDSGTSDSLSSDHWMLTQTDSAEEQDQQEELQKTSVGHTEKKSIKGVCSSTGPSRQESEVYQKSTVKVQEVLLCNIVGQLEILSDPTVSLSQRTLSFLLFLFTLPIWGATAVAERYQNWIKHAVTVTYWVLQGVKLFVIFVFNIFMSTARKSLRDMMMGLISFVPSQVHAEYQRARQLVERREVSSSINAHDSAPFQGSSSISQTLPNLSTLLRSLEMGSKWKKRQIEVQHTILQHMTFAKRNEVRASV, from the exons ATGTCATCACCTTTATACGTTCTGTCTAACAATAAAAACCTCTCAGTGTCATTCTGTGGTTCTGGCTTTCTTGCAACATATCAGGTTGGCGTTGCGCAGAGTCTTATGGATAATGCGCCATGGATCCTACGAGGTGCTCCACGGATCTACGGTGCATCTGCAGGATCTCTTGTTGCtgcagctgttgtctgtggatcAAATCTAG GTCGCATGCGAGACAATCTGTTGGAATTTGTGAGATTTACAAAACAGCTCCCACTCGGTCTTCTGAACCCCACGGCTGATGTTTACAGATGGCTGGAGGTCACACTGCAACGATCTCTTCCCGATAATGCCCACAGCCTGGCCAGTGGTCGTTTACACATTTCCATGACGCGCATCGCAGATGGAAAAAATGTTCTGGTGTCGGAATTTCATTCCAACAATGACCTTATAAAA GCACTTTTGTGTAGTTGCTTTGTCCCTTTATACTCTGGCACAATTCCACCACAGTATAAAGGCGAG CACTACATGGATGGCGGTTTCACAAACATCCAGCCCTTTGAAGACTCATCGCCCACCCTCACCGTCTCCCCATTCGCTGGAGAGATGGACATCTGTCCCTCTGACACCTCCACCAccctttgtgatgtcatcaTCCAGCAGCTCTCCTTCTATTGTTCCCTGCCCAACTTGATCAGACTGATAGACGCCATGTTCCCACGAGACTGGAGA ATTTTAAAGAAGGCTTTCTACAGCGGATACCAAGATACCATTTACTTTCTGCAGCGGAGCA GAGCTTTGCAGTTTTACCCTGACAATAGAATTGAATCTGATGTGTCTGATGATTCTGGGACGTCTGATTCTCTGAGCTCTGATCACTGGATGTTGACGcaaactgacagtgcagaggaACAAGACCAGCAAGAGGAGCTTCAGAAGACGTCTGTGGGTCACACCGAGAAGAAGAGCATCAAAGGGGTCTGCTCATCCACCGGTCCATCCCGCCAGGAGTCGGAAGTATATCAGAAGTCCACGGTGAAGGTTCAGGAAG TGCTGCTGTGTAATATCGTGGGTCAGCTGGAGATTCTGAGTGATCCGACTGTTTCTTTATCGCAACGGACACTATCATTCCTGCTTTTCCTGTTCACACTGCCAATATGGGGTGCCACAGCCGTTGCCGAGAG GTATCAGAATTGGATCAAACACGCTGTGACTGTGACTTACTGGGTCTTGCAGGGTGTTAAACTGTTTGTGATCTTTGTATTTAACATTTTCATGTCCACTGCGAGAAAAAGCCTAAGAGACAT GATGATGGGTCTGATCAGTTTCGTACCTTCACAAGTGCACGCAGAGTACCAGAGGGCTAGACAGCTTGTCGAGAGACGTGAGGTCTCCTCCAGTATCAATGCTCACGACTCTGCCCCTTTCCAAGGATCTTCTTCCATATCACAGACCCTCCCAAACCTCTCCACGCTCCTGCGATCACTAGAGATGGGCAGCAAGTGGAAAAAACGTCAGATAGAGGTACAACACACAATACTGCAACACATGACTTTTGCGAAAAGAAATGAAGTACGTGCAAGCGTGTAA